One segment of Octopus sinensis linkage group LG27, ASM634580v1, whole genome shotgun sequence DNA contains the following:
- the LOC115225142 gene encoding histone H3: MARTKQTARKSTGGKAPRKQLATKAARKSAPATGGVKKPHRYRPGTVALREIRRYQKSTELLIRKLPFQRLVREIAQDFKTDLRFQSSAVMALQEASEAYLVGLFEDTNLCAIHAKRVTIMPKDIQLARRIRGERA; the protein is encoded by the coding sequence ATGGCTCGTACTAAGCAAACTGCTCGTAAATCCACCGGTGGGAAGGCCCCACGTAAGCAACTGGCTACCAAGGCAGCCAGGAAAAGTGCCCCAGCCACTGGCGGTGTGAAAAAACCTCATCGTTACAGGCCTGGTACCGTTGCTCTTCGTGAGATCAGACGTTACCAAAAATCCACTGAACTtctcatcaggaagcttcctttCCAGAGGCTTGTCCGTGAGATCGCCCAGGACTTCAAGACCGATCTTCGTTTCCAGAGTTCTGCCGTGATGGCTCTTCAAGAGGCTAGCGAAGCTTACTTGGTTGGTCTTTTCGAGGATACCAACTTGTGTGCTATCCACGCTAAGAGAGTGACCATCATGCCCAAGGACATCCAGCTTGCTCGTCGTATTCGTGGCGAGAGGGCTTAA